In a single window of the Biomphalaria glabrata chromosome 5, xgBioGlab47.1, whole genome shotgun sequence genome:
- the LOC106066423 gene encoding uncharacterized protein LOC106066423 isoform X2, which yields MYFSHSPVDLFRLLALMPRIITQTQGQRYKSEILSLSLSQLFISFTLSLVALSQKGSAAISLPSSSSQSPVQLKLNTACNSEAIIEWIFQAPNPSILIKCELTYSIVGQNQAQIINIYLDPLTHTFNLFNLTQGVNYSVFLVCDNWGKSKSIFFISGSVCQHDHPVTNETLEAFDTETNAQLSYAQTSSYDAVEWPIAITFAAAGLIICAVVAFYMWKKYQRRQRILRIFRQGQNDPFQALYSPTQDSYSF from the exons atgtatttttC ACATTCTCCTGTGGACCTGTTTCGATTGCTTGCATTGATGCCTAGAATTATAACTCAGACTCAAGGCCAAAGATACAAGTCTGAAATACTATCACTGTCATTATCGCAATTGTTTATATCATTTACACTGTCACTGGTGGCACTTTCACAAAAGG gttcaGCTGCTATTTCATTGCCCAGTTCATCCTCTCAAAGCCCAGTCCAGCTCAAACTAAACACAGCCTGTAATTCAGAAGCTATCATTGAATGGATTTTTCAAGCTCCAAATCCTTCTATATTAATTAAATGTGAACTGACATACTCAATAGTTGGACAGAATCAAGCACAAATCATCAATATATATTTGGACCCCTTGACACACACCTTTAATTTATTTAACCTAACTCAAGGGGTAAACTATTCAGTGTTTCTGGTTTGTGACAATTGGGGGAAAAgcaaatccatttttttcatttcag gatCAGTTTGTCAGCATGACCATCCTGTTACAAATGAAACATTAGAAGCTTTTGATACAGAAACTAATGCTCAGTTATCTTATGCTCAAACATCAAGCTATGATGCTGTGGAGTGGCCTATAGCTATAACATTTGCTGCAGCTGGTTTAATCATCTGTGCAGTTGTTGCATTTTATATGTGGAAAAAGTACCAAAGGAGGCAGAGGATTCTCAGAATATTTAG aCAAGGCCAGAATGATCCCTTTCAAGCACTTTACAGTCCTACTCAAGATTCCTATAGCTTTTGA
- the LOC106066423 gene encoding uncharacterized protein LOC106066423 isoform X3, with the protein MPRIITQTQGQRYKSEILSLSLSQLFISFTLSLVALSQKGSAAISLPSSSSQSPVQLKLNTACNSEAIIEWIFQAPNPSILIKCELTYSIVGQNQAQIINIYLDPLTHTFNLFNLTQGVNYSVFLVCDNWGKSKSIFFISGSVCQHDHPVTNETLEAFDTETNAQLSYAQTSSYDAVEWPIAITFAAAGLIICAVVAFYMWKKYQRRQRILRIFRQGQNDPFQALYSPTQDSYSF; encoded by the exons ATGCCTAGAATTATAACTCAGACTCAAGGCCAAAGATACAAGTCTGAAATACTATCACTGTCATTATCGCAATTGTTTATATCATTTACACTGTCACTGGTGGCACTTTCACAAAAGG gttcaGCTGCTATTTCATTGCCCAGTTCATCCTCTCAAAGCCCAGTCCAGCTCAAACTAAACACAGCCTGTAATTCAGAAGCTATCATTGAATGGATTTTTCAAGCTCCAAATCCTTCTATATTAATTAAATGTGAACTGACATACTCAATAGTTGGACAGAATCAAGCACAAATCATCAATATATATTTGGACCCCTTGACACACACCTTTAATTTATTTAACCTAACTCAAGGGGTAAACTATTCAGTGTTTCTGGTTTGTGACAATTGGGGGAAAAgcaaatccatttttttcatttcag gatCAGTTTGTCAGCATGACCATCCTGTTACAAATGAAACATTAGAAGCTTTTGATACAGAAACTAATGCTCAGTTATCTTATGCTCAAACATCAAGCTATGATGCTGTGGAGTGGCCTATAGCTATAACATTTGCTGCAGCTGGTTTAATCATCTGTGCAGTTGTTGCATTTTATATGTGGAAAAAGTACCAAAGGAGGCAGAGGATTCTCAGAATATTTAG aCAAGGCCAGAATGATCCCTTTCAAGCACTTTACAGTCCTACTCAAGATTCCTATAGCTTTTGA
- the LOC106066423 gene encoding uncharacterized protein LOC106066423 isoform X1 yields the protein MIFTRHSPVDLFRLLALMPRIITQTQGQRYKSEILSLSLSQLFISFTLSLVALSQKGSAAISLPSSSSQSPVQLKLNTACNSEAIIEWIFQAPNPSILIKCELTYSIVGQNQAQIINIYLDPLTHTFNLFNLTQGVNYSVFLVCDNWGKSKSIFFISGSVCQHDHPVTNETLEAFDTETNAQLSYAQTSSYDAVEWPIAITFAAAGLIICAVVAFYMWKKYQRRQRILRIFRQGQNDPFQALYSPTQDSYSF from the exons atgatttttacaaGACATTCTCCTGTGGACCTGTTTCGATTGCTTGCATTGATGCCTAGAATTATAACTCAGACTCAAGGCCAAAGATACAAGTCTGAAATACTATCACTGTCATTATCGCAATTGTTTATATCATTTACACTGTCACTGGTGGCACTTTCACAAAAGG gttcaGCTGCTATTTCATTGCCCAGTTCATCCTCTCAAAGCCCAGTCCAGCTCAAACTAAACACAGCCTGTAATTCAGAAGCTATCATTGAATGGATTTTTCAAGCTCCAAATCCTTCTATATTAATTAAATGTGAACTGACATACTCAATAGTTGGACAGAATCAAGCACAAATCATCAATATATATTTGGACCCCTTGACACACACCTTTAATTTATTTAACCTAACTCAAGGGGTAAACTATTCAGTGTTTCTGGTTTGTGACAATTGGGGGAAAAgcaaatccatttttttcatttcag gatCAGTTTGTCAGCATGACCATCCTGTTACAAATGAAACATTAGAAGCTTTTGATACAGAAACTAATGCTCAGTTATCTTATGCTCAAACATCAAGCTATGATGCTGTGGAGTGGCCTATAGCTATAACATTTGCTGCAGCTGGTTTAATCATCTGTGCAGTTGTTGCATTTTATATGTGGAAAAAGTACCAAAGGAGGCAGAGGATTCTCAGAATATTTAG aCAAGGCCAGAATGATCCCTTTCAAGCACTTTACAGTCCTACTCAAGATTCCTATAGCTTTTGA